Proteins from one Bactrocera neohumeralis isolate Rockhampton chromosome 3, APGP_CSIRO_Bneo_wtdbg2-racon-allhic-juicebox.fasta_v2, whole genome shotgun sequence genomic window:
- the LOC126754044 gene encoding F-box-like/WD repeat-containing protein ebi, with protein sequence MSFSSDEVNFLVYRYLQESGFVHSAFVFGVESHISQSNINGALVPPAALLTILQKGLMYTEVEWSVGEDGEAGRSVEGLSLIDAVMPEVKPPKPAAVKSEPGKASADSSSAAASSTTTGGVVKSEVKSEGNTPGASTNNEQNSGGAPSASADSNETDSNTNSAANSSTSVAPSVGTANSTAGTTSDASSTGNKKANPSETTSGSSLATNDLTTNTNVNNGINAGTNANVNEPTATTNSVVTGSTTGTNISGAGTTTTSSGSATNNNPAPGSSDILTQIQLGNTTSSTGTEPMDIDQGIEIPASKATVLRGHESEVFICAWNPSRDLLASGSGDSTARIWDMSDATSSPNQLVLRHCIQKGGAEVPSNKDVTSLDWNCDGTLLATGSYDGYSRIWKTDGRLASTLGQHKGPIFALKWNKRGNYILSAGVDKTTIIWDASTGQCNQQFSFHNAPALDVDWQTNVSFASCSTDQRIHVCRLGSDMPIKTFKGHTNEVNAIKWCPQGQLLASCSDDMTLKIWSMKQDKCCHDLQAHSKEIYTIKWSPTGPGTQNPNTNLILASASFDSTVRLWDVERGTCIHTLTKHTEPVYSVAFSPDGKYLASGSFDKCVHIWSTQSGQLVHSYKGTGGIFEVCWNSKGTKVGASASDGSVFVLDLRKI encoded by the exons ATGAGTTTTTCCAGCGACGAAGTAAACTTTTTGGTTTATAGATATCTGCAAGAATCTg GTTTTGTACATTCGGCTTTTGTGTTTGGTGTGGAATCTCATATTTCACAAAGCAACATAAATGGCGCTTTGGTACCACCGGCTGCTCTTCTCACTATTCTTCAGAAAGGCCTGATGTATACAGAAGTTGAATGGAGCGTTGGAGAAGATGGTGAAGCTGGACGTTCAGTTGAAGGGTTAAGTTTAATTGATGCCGTTATGCCCGAAGTAAAGCCACCAAAACCAGCAGCTGTAAAATCAGAACCTGGGAAAGCCAGTGCGGACAGCAGTAGCGCAGCTGCATCGTCAACGACAACAGGTGGTGTTGTAAAATCGGAAGTAAAATCCGAGGGTAATACTCCAGGAGCTTCAACAAACAATGAACAAAACTCCGGAGGAGCTCCATCCGCATCTGCTGATTCTAATGAAACTGATAGTAATACTAATTCAGCTGCAAATAGTTCAACGTCTGTTGCACCATCCGTCGGAACTGCTAATAGTACAGCTGGGACAACTAGTGACGCATCTTCAACTGGAAATAAAAAGGCCAACCCCTCCGAAACAACATCTGGCAGTTCTTTAGCCACAAATGAtcttacaacaaatacaaatgtcAATAACGGCATTAACGCGGGTACTAACGCTAATGTCAATGAACCAACAGCAACCACGAATTCAGTAGTAACCGGTTCAACAACTGGAACAAATATTTCAGGAGCCGGTACCACTACTACTTCAAGCGGTAGTGCTACTAATAATAACCCTGCTCCAGGCAGCTCTGATATTTTGACCCAGATACAATTGGGTAATACTACTTCATCAACAGGAACAGAACCAATGGATATCGATCAAGGAATTGAGATACCTGCCTCTAAAGCAACAGTTTTACGTGGACATGAGAGCGAAGTATTCATATGTGCCTGGAATCCCAGCAGAGACCTTCTTGCAAGTGGTTCTGGTGATAGCACTGCACGCATATGGGATATGTCTGATGCAACCAGTAGCCCTAATCAATTAGTTTTACGACATTGCATTCAAAAGGGAGGTGCAGAAGTTCCAAGCAACAAAGACGTTACATCATTAGATTGGAAT TGCGATGGCACCTTGCTAGCTACTGGCAGTTATGATGGGTACTCACGCATATGGAAAACTGATGGTCGCTTAGCATCAACTCTCGGTCAACATAAAGGTccaatatttgcattaaaatggAATAAAAGGGGTAATTATATACTATCGGCTGGTGTTGATAAAACTACTATAATTTGGGATGCTTCTACTGGACAATGCAACCAACAATTTTCTTTCCACAATGCACCCGCACTCGATGTTgattggcaaacaaatgtatcatTCGCTTCGTGCAGTACTGATCAACGTATCCATGTGTGTCGTCTTGGCTCAGATATGCCcattaaaacatttaaaggTCATACTAATGAGGTGAACGCTATAAAGTGGTGCCCACAGGGTCAATTGCTTGCCTCCTGCTCAGACGATATGACACTGAAAATTTGGAGTATGAAGCAAGACAAATGCTGTCATGATTTACAAGCACATTCTAAGGAAATCTATACAATCAAATGGTCTCCCACTGGACCAGGAACACAAAATCCTAACACGAATCTAATACTTGCTTCCGCGTCATTTGACTCCACCGTACGTCTATGGGATGTTGAGCGTGGTACATGCATTCATACTCTTACGAAACATACAGAGCCTGTCTATTCGGTAGCATTTAGTCCAGATGGAAAATATTTAGCGTCAGGAAGTTTcgataaatgtgtacatatttgGAGTACTCAGTCGGGACAGTTAGTACACAGTTACAAAGGCACAGGTGGTATTTTTGAGGTCTGTTGGAATTCCAAGGGCACTAAAGTGGGAGCCAGCGCTTCGGATGGTAGCGTTTTTGTGTTGGATTTAAGAAAAATCTag